In Terrirubrum flagellatum, a genomic segment contains:
- a CDS encoding amidase: MTDLCDLSAVDARALIGAKRLSPVELVESCIRRIEAVDPAINAMVARDFDGARAAARLSEAQVMKGETLGPLHGLPLGVKDLIDASGLPTTYGSPLFADNVATDDTGAVASLRKAGALVIGKTNTPEWGAGANTRNVVYGATGNPFDPTRSAAGSSGGSAAALAAGMVPIATGSDTGGSLRNPAGFCGVVGFRPTPGLVPGEKRDMAWIQLSTLGPMARTVADAALMLSAMASQDARDPLSPAISGAPRDFSMYAALRAADLSRLRVASTPDFGFAPTEKLIADTLKEKVGLFGSLFAKLDEATPDCSGADEAFEVLRAVLFLGRHRKLMNERPEMFGPNVRANIEEGLRYSAANVADAFALQTALYRRWQEFFTRYDILLAPSVTISPRPWRELYPTEIDGKPTRTYFHWLALAYAVTLAGHPTLSLPVGLDKAGMPFGLQIIGPRGGDAQVLSVALALEREFTGDNRLARPLPSIEKLTAAQPISAMEGFKDFG, from the coding sequence ATGACTGACCTTTGCGATCTCTCCGCCGTCGATGCGCGCGCGCTGATCGGGGCGAAGCGCCTCTCGCCGGTCGAGCTTGTCGAAAGCTGCATCCGTCGCATCGAGGCTGTCGATCCCGCGATCAACGCCATGGTGGCGCGCGATTTCGACGGCGCGCGCGCCGCGGCGCGTCTGAGCGAAGCGCAGGTGATGAAGGGCGAAACGCTAGGCCCACTGCACGGCCTTCCGCTTGGCGTAAAGGATCTCATCGACGCCAGCGGCCTGCCGACCACCTATGGCAGCCCGCTCTTCGCCGACAATGTTGCGACAGACGATACAGGCGCGGTGGCGTCGCTGCGCAAGGCGGGCGCGCTCGTCATCGGCAAGACCAACACGCCGGAATGGGGCGCGGGCGCCAACACCCGCAACGTCGTCTATGGCGCGACCGGCAATCCCTTCGATCCCACGCGCTCAGCGGCGGGGTCATCGGGCGGATCGGCGGCGGCGCTGGCGGCCGGCATGGTCCCGATCGCGACCGGCTCCGACACCGGCGGCTCGCTGCGCAACCCCGCCGGTTTCTGTGGCGTGGTCGGCTTCCGCCCGACGCCGGGGCTGGTGCCCGGCGAGAAGCGCGACATGGCGTGGATCCAGCTCTCGACACTCGGTCCGATGGCGCGCACCGTCGCCGATGCGGCGCTCATGCTGTCGGCGATGGCCTCGCAGGACGCGCGCGATCCCCTGAGCCCGGCCATCTCAGGCGCGCCGCGCGATTTCTCCATGTACGCCGCGCTGCGCGCCGCCGATCTCTCGCGATTGCGGGTGGCGTCGACGCCCGATTTCGGCTTCGCGCCAACGGAAAAACTGATCGCGGACACGCTGAAGGAAAAGGTCGGCCTCTTCGGCTCGCTGTTTGCCAAACTCGATGAAGCGACGCCGGACTGTTCGGGCGCGGACGAAGCCTTCGAGGTGTTGCGCGCGGTTCTCTTCCTCGGCCGTCACCGCAAGCTCATGAATGAGCGGCCCGAGATGTTCGGCCCGAACGTGCGCGCGAATATCGAGGAAGGGCTGCGCTATTCGGCCGCTAACGTCGCCGACGCCTTCGCGTTGCAGACCGCGCTTTATCGGCGCTGGCAGGAATTCTTCACGCGCTACGATATTCTGCTCGCGCCCTCGGTGACGATCAGCCCGCGCCCGTGGCGCGAGCTTTATCCCACCGAGATCGACGGCAAGCCGACGCGCACTTACTTCCATTGGCTCGCGCTTGCCTACGCCGTCACGCTCGCCGGCCATCCCACGCTCTCGCTGCCGGTCGGGCTCGACAAGGCCGGCATGCCGTTCGGATTGCAGATCATCGGTCCGCGCGGCGGCGACGCGCAGGTGCTCTCCGTCGCGCTGGCGCTGGAGCGCGAATTCACCGGCGACAACAGGCTGGCGCGGCCCCTGCCCTCGATCGAAAAACTCACTGCGGCGCAGCCGATTTCGGCGATGGAGGGATTCAAGGATTTTGGCTGA
- a CDS encoding ABC transporter substrate-binding protein, which translates to MMISRRALVQGAAAVPFLSIPGRAQRSAGILRYGLSAFPPNLQPWVSTGAAAGTVKLLIHRSLVAYDSKGQLRGELATSWSIDEKGAWVFKLRQGAVFHNGDPVTAEDVKWSIEQIGGEKSTAYMRAPFQSISAVEIPDPQTVRLVTKEPLATLPTWFANYNTFVLSRKSTANEPIGCGPFRIAAQERGTSIELAPFDKFYKPGFPKLKGIKFVVYADDNLRQAALMSGDVDIIEYVPWQSMAAIEKEPRLKLDTVEGPFMCVLFNASKPPFNDPRVRRAVAHAVKRDDIVKAAFFGRGKPLEGIPITPGTPWFDEKLAQGWNYDPARAKALLAEAGYANGIQATMLATAQYGMHKDTAEVTQQYLAAVGIQCELKLPDWPTRVNMGGRGQYDLAIHGLSGDSNDPDGLTPYLDTSQPANYSRSFGLSAPRTKELMDRGRAEFDLAKRVAIYKDMQRAALEEVPMAGLAWREQGFGMDKSVKGFSNLPGALTTSSGGTLEETSFG; encoded by the coding sequence ATGATGATCTCGCGAAGGGCGCTTGTGCAAGGCGCCGCCGCTGTGCCGTTTCTGTCGATCCCCGGCCGAGCGCAGCGCTCCGCCGGAATCCTCCGCTACGGCCTCTCCGCCTTTCCGCCCAATCTCCAGCCCTGGGTCAGCACCGGCGCCGCCGCGGGCACGGTGAAGCTGCTGATTCACCGCAGCCTCGTGGCATATGATTCCAAGGGCCAGCTGCGCGGCGAACTCGCGACGTCATGGTCGATCGACGAAAAGGGCGCATGGGTGTTCAAGCTGCGCCAGGGCGCGGTCTTCCATAATGGCGACCCGGTCACGGCCGAAGATGTGAAATGGTCGATCGAGCAGATCGGCGGCGAAAAATCGACCGCCTATATGCGCGCGCCGTTCCAGAGCATTTCGGCGGTCGAAATTCCGGATCCGCAAACGGTTCGTCTCGTCACGAAGGAGCCGCTCGCAACGCTTCCGACCTGGTTTGCGAACTACAACACATTCGTTCTCTCGCGGAAATCGACGGCGAATGAGCCGATCGGCTGCGGTCCGTTCCGCATCGCAGCGCAGGAGCGCGGCACTTCGATTGAGCTCGCGCCCTTCGATAAATTCTACAAGCCCGGCTTCCCCAAGCTGAAGGGCATCAAGTTCGTCGTCTATGCCGACGACAATCTGCGGCAGGCCGCGCTGATGTCGGGCGACGTCGACATCATCGAATATGTCCCGTGGCAATCCATGGCCGCCATCGAGAAGGAGCCGCGACTGAAGCTCGACACGGTCGAGGGCCCGTTCATGTGCGTGCTCTTCAACGCGTCGAAACCGCCCTTCAACGATCCGCGCGTCCGCCGCGCCGTCGCGCATGCGGTGAAGCGCGACGACATCGTGAAAGCCGCCTTCTTCGGCCGCGGCAAACCGCTCGAAGGAATTCCGATCACGCCGGGCACGCCCTGGTTCGATGAAAAACTCGCCCAGGGCTGGAACTATGATCCGGCGCGCGCCAAGGCGCTGCTGGCGGAAGCGGGCTACGCCAACGGCATTCAGGCGACGATGCTGGCGACGGCGCAGTACGGCATGCACAAGGACACCGCCGAAGTGACGCAGCAATATCTCGCCGCGGTCGGCATCCAGTGCGAGCTCAAACTGCCGGACTGGCCGACGCGCGTGAATATGGGCGGCCGCGGACAATATGATCTCGCGATCCACGGCCTCTCTGGCGACAGCAACGATCCCGATGGGCTGACGCCCTATCTCGATACCTCGCAACCCGCGAACTATTCGCGATCCTTTGGCTTGAGCGCGCCGCGCACCAAGGAGCTGATGGATCGCGGCCGCGCCGAATTCGATCTCGCAAAGCGCGTGGCGATCTACAAGGATATGCAGCGCGCGGCGCTCGAAGAGGTTCCGATGGCGGGGCTTGCCTGGCGCGAGCAGGGCTTCGGCATGGACAAGAGCGTCAAGGGCTTCTCCAACCTGCCCGGCGCGCTCACGACTTCATCAGGCGGCACGCTTGAGGAGACGTCGTTCGGATGA
- a CDS encoding sigma-70 family RNA polymerase sigma factor produces MQLTQIGPSVLAARPPPPPSPLAICIAAGNASALDVQPAGRDVDGAVTRGGAVHRGDSGRSAREEVARERFTQVVLPYLPDAYSLARSLSGNRADAEDIVQEACLQAFRALANTVVSNGRAYLLTIVHHTAYRWLRKNKPTALVTVDNLEEIENLQPRGPSEQTPETALIVKSDELRLEEAIQALPPLFREPLILRDIEGLSYREIAEVTGTPIGTVMSRLARARNRLVEVLSKAAP; encoded by the coding sequence ATGCAACTGACGCAAATCGGACCGTCCGTTCTCGCTGCGCGTCCGCCGCCGCCGCCCTCCCCGCTTGCGATCTGCATCGCGGCAGGCAATGCTTCTGCATTGGACGTCCAACCGGCCGGCCGCGACGTCGACGGCGCAGTCACGAGGGGTGGCGCGGTGCATCGAGGCGACTCTGGACGCTCGGCTCGCGAAGAGGTCGCCAGAGAGCGTTTCACGCAGGTCGTTTTGCCTTATCTTCCCGATGCTTATTCGCTCGCGCGCTCACTTTCGGGAAATCGCGCCGACGCGGAAGACATTGTGCAGGAAGCTTGTCTGCAGGCGTTCCGGGCGCTTGCTAACACCGTGGTCTCTAACGGGCGCGCCTATCTGCTGACCATCGTGCATCACACCGCTTATCGCTGGCTGCGTAAGAATAAGCCGACGGCCCTCGTCACTGTCGACAACCTTGAGGAAATTGAGAATCTCCAGCCCCGGGGGCCCTCCGAGCAGACGCCGGAAACGGCGCTGATCGTCAAATCCGACGAGCTTCGCTTGGAAGAGGCAATTCAAGCTCTGCCGCCTCTGTTCCGCGAACCTCTGATTTTGCGCGATATCGAAGGTCTGAGCTATCGCGAGATTGCCGAGGTGACTGGAACTCCAATCGGAACGGTCATGTCGCGCCTCGCGCGCGCCCGGAATCGTTTGGTCGAAGTGCTGAGCAAGGCTGCGCCATGA
- a CDS encoding alkyl sulfatase dimerization domain-containing protein — MEQDELFERLWSGAAPMEDWTAAVKGGVAKTIADNIVAIHTSYFFGNVTAIRTSEGIVLVDSGSRETASQTLAVLRRWSESPIHTVIYTHGHIDHTWGARLIDQEADARGVPRPRIIAHRNVLYRFDRYDATHRLNSIVMGRQFNEPAYVFPDGHRRPDEVYDDTKTLMIGGVRIELTHGRGETDDQTFIWLPEQRVLASGDFVIWVFPNAGNPRKVQRYAPEWAETLRRMQALKPEILIPGHGPAVSGEARVTQLFGDGAEALESLTRQALEVMNRGGTLDDLLHSVAAPTELLKKPWLLPKYDDPEFVARGVWHLYAGWFDGNPAHLKPASTSELAAEISALVGGAEKLAARAAELAKEGRTRLAAHLVEFASAASPQDGAIQSARANVYASCAAAETSLIGKAIFNVYQREAKGRSGS, encoded by the coding sequence ATGGAACAGGATGAACTCTTCGAGCGGCTGTGGAGCGGCGCGGCGCCGATGGAGGACTGGACCGCGGCCGTGAAAGGCGGCGTGGCGAAAACGATCGCCGATAATATCGTCGCCATCCATACCAGCTATTTCTTCGGCAACGTCACCGCGATCCGCACCAGCGAGGGGATCGTGCTGGTGGATTCAGGCAGCCGCGAGACTGCGAGCCAGACGCTCGCTGTTCTCCGCCGCTGGAGCGAGAGCCCGATCCACACCGTCATCTATACGCATGGCCATATCGATCACACCTGGGGGGCGCGGCTCATCGATCAGGAAGCGGACGCTCGCGGCGTTCCGCGTCCGCGCATCATCGCCCATCGCAACGTGCTCTATCGTTTCGATCGCTACGACGCGACGCATCGGCTCAACAGCATCGTCATGGGGCGTCAATTCAACGAGCCTGCTTACGTCTTTCCTGACGGCCATCGCCGGCCCGACGAGGTCTATGACGATACAAAAACACTGATGATTGGCGGCGTGCGGATCGAGCTGACGCATGGGCGCGGCGAGACCGACGACCAGACCTTCATCTGGCTGCCCGAGCAGCGCGTGCTCGCAAGCGGCGATTTCGTGATTTGGGTGTTTCCGAACGCAGGCAATCCGCGCAAGGTCCAGCGTTACGCGCCGGAATGGGCGGAAACGCTGCGCCGCATGCAGGCGCTGAAACCGGAGATTTTGATTCCGGGCCATGGGCCAGCCGTCTCAGGCGAAGCGCGCGTGACGCAGCTTTTCGGCGATGGCGCCGAGGCCCTGGAGAGTCTCACGCGACAAGCGCTCGAGGTGATGAACCGGGGCGGCACGCTGGATGACCTGTTGCACTCCGTCGCCGCGCCAACAGAGCTTCTGAAGAAGCCCTGGCTCCTGCCGAAATATGATGATCCCGAATTCGTCGCGCGCGGCGTCTGGCATCTCTACGCCGGCTGGTTCGACGGCAATCCCGCGCATTTGAAACCGGCTTCGACCTCGGAACTGGCGGCGGAAATCAGCGCTCTTGTCGGCGGAGCAGAAAAGCTCGCCGCGCGCGCCGCGGAGCTGGCGAAAGAAGGCCGCACAAGGCTGGCGGCGCATCTCGTCGAATTCGCCAGCGCTGCGTCGCCGCAGGACGGCGCGATTCAATCGGCGCGCGCTAACGTCTATGCCAGCTGCGCGGCGGCGGAGACATCGCTGATCGGCAAGGCGATCTTCAACGTCTATCAGCGCGAGGCGAAGGGGCGATCAGGCTCCTAA
- a CDS encoding YafY family protein, with amino-acid sequence MRRADRLFEIVQFLRRRKVARASDIARALKVSERTVYRDIRDMIARGVPIDGEAGVGYLLRPGFDLPPLMFNEQQIEALVLGARIVQSWADPELAAAAADVIAKVRDVLPDARRHHVDSLTLWAPDRHHQEPITIDQAALRAAMREQRKIEICYRDLEERESRRKVRPLIMAFYGPVWLLTGWCEVRHGFRVFRLDRITEMMVLEERFESEPGKTAQDFLEQDRRE; translated from the coding sequence ATGCGTCGCGCCGACAGGCTTTTCGAGATCGTCCAGTTTCTGCGCCGCAGGAAGGTTGCGCGCGCGTCCGACATCGCCCGCGCGCTGAAGGTTTCCGAGCGCACGGTCTATCGCGACATCAGGGATATGATTGCGCGCGGCGTGCCGATCGATGGCGAGGCCGGCGTCGGCTATCTCCTGCGGCCGGGCTTCGATCTGCCGCCGCTGATGTTCAACGAGCAGCAGATCGAGGCGCTGGTGCTCGGCGCGCGCATCGTCCAGTCCTGGGCCGATCCGGAACTGGCCGCTGCGGCCGCCGATGTGATCGCCAAGGTGCGCGACGTGTTGCCCGACGCGCGCCGCCATCACGTCGACAGCCTGACGCTCTGGGCGCCCGACAGGCATCATCAGGAGCCAATCACGATCGATCAGGCGGCCTTGCGCGCCGCGATGCGCGAACAGCGCAAGATCGAGATTTGCTATCGCGATCTCGAGGAGCGCGAGTCCCGTCGCAAAGTGCGGCCGCTCATCATGGCGTTCTACGGCCCGGTCTGGCTGCTGACAGGCTGGTGCGAAGTCCGCCACGGCTTCCGCGTCTTCCGGCTCGACCGCATCACCGAGATGATGGTGTTGGAGGAGCGATTCGAGTCCGAGCCCGGCAAGACCGCGCAGGATTTCCTGGAGCAGGATCGGCGCGAGTGA
- a CDS encoding dipeptide/oligopeptide/nickel ABC transporter permease/ATP-binding protein codes for MKKLWAPGAFVALIILVAIAAPLLGLADPVKQDVARRLSGSQPGSWLGRDEFGRDVLSRLIWGARTSLAVAFASSIIAGVAGTALGLLGGWFRGLGELLAVRSMDIILCFPPVLLALLVVTLLGPGAGTLILVLSVLYLPGFVRVAYAEALSARSHDYVEAVRALGAPTGRILLRTLLPNIAGPVLVQLSLAVAAAVVLESGLSFLGLGVVPPAPSWGLMIRGARATMEQAPMLLVWPCAALTLTILAMNILCDALRDAVDPRTPAARPKLRLIDRILPGLAPPARSEGATLAVNDLTIEVDTPRGRIKPVEEISLSVKSGETLAIVGESGSGKSLTALAAMGLLPPVARPVSGSAWFGESNLLRLSEPEMRKLRGGAIAMIFQDPMSSLNPVHRAGDQVVEAILAHREMSRDAARAEALSLFKRVGIADPERRLGNYPHEMSGGMKQRVMIAMALANRPALLIADEPTTALDVTVQAQILDLLMELKRETGTALIFITHSLSVVAEIADRVTVMYAGQVVEEGLVDDVFREPLHPYTSALLAASPESGETLAGIPGVVPQPHAFPVGCRFAPRCAHAIPACSAAPVPLTQAQPGRRTRCIRWNELTLAKDAAA; via the coding sequence ATGAAGAAGCTGTGGGCGCCAGGCGCCTTCGTCGCCCTCATCATCCTCGTCGCGATCGCGGCGCCGCTCCTCGGCCTCGCCGATCCCGTGAAGCAGGATGTGGCGCGCAGATTGTCCGGCTCGCAGCCGGGATCATGGCTCGGGCGCGACGAATTCGGGCGCGACGTGCTCTCGCGCTTGATCTGGGGGGCGCGCACGAGTCTCGCCGTCGCCTTCGCCTCCTCGATCATCGCCGGCGTCGCGGGAACCGCGCTCGGTCTTCTCGGCGGCTGGTTTCGCGGGCTCGGCGAACTGCTCGCCGTGCGCAGCATGGACATCATTCTCTGCTTTCCTCCCGTGCTGCTGGCGTTGCTCGTGGTCACGCTCCTTGGCCCCGGCGCCGGCACGCTGATCCTCGTTCTCTCCGTGCTCTATCTCCCCGGCTTCGTGCGCGTCGCCTACGCTGAAGCGCTGTCGGCGCGCAGTCACGATTATGTCGAGGCGGTGCGCGCGCTTGGCGCGCCGACGGGACGCATCCTGTTGCGCACGCTGCTGCCGAACATCGCCGGCCCCGTGCTCGTGCAGCTCTCGCTCGCGGTCGCCGCCGCCGTGGTGCTCGAAAGCGGCCTCTCCTTCCTCGGTCTCGGCGTCGTTCCGCCGGCGCCGTCATGGGGCCTGATGATCCGCGGCGCACGCGCCACCATGGAGCAGGCGCCGATGCTGCTCGTCTGGCCCTGCGCGGCGCTGACGCTGACCATCCTCGCGATGAACATCCTGTGCGACGCGCTGCGCGACGCGGTCGATCCGCGCACGCCGGCGGCGCGGCCGAAGCTTCGCCTCATCGATCGCATCCTGCCGGGGCTTGCGCCGCCGGCGCGCAGCGAAGGCGCGACGCTCGCGGTCAATGATCTCACGATCGAAGTCGACACGCCGCGCGGGCGCATCAAGCCGGTGGAGGAGATCAGCCTCTCCGTGAAATCGGGCGAGACGCTGGCGATCGTCGGCGAAAGCGGCTCCGGCAAATCGCTGACCGCGCTCGCGGCGATGGGGCTTCTGCCGCCCGTGGCGCGGCCGGTTTCAGGCTCGGCATGGTTCGGCGAGTCCAATCTGCTGCGATTGAGCGAGCCCGAGATGCGCAAACTGCGCGGCGGCGCGATCGCGATGATCTTCCAGGACCCGATGTCGAGCCTCAATCCCGTGCATCGCGCCGGCGATCAGGTGGTCGAAGCGATTCTCGCCCATCGCGAAATGTCGCGCGACGCGGCGCGCGCGGAGGCGCTGTCATTGTTCAAGCGCGTCGGCATCGCCGACCCCGAAAGGCGCCTCGGCAATTATCCGCACGAGATGTCGGGCGGCATGAAGCAGCGCGTGATGATCGCCATGGCGCTGGCGAACCGTCCCGCTTTGTTGATCGCCGACGAGCCGACGACCGCGCTCGACGTCACCGTGCAGGCGCAGATTCTCGATCTGCTGATGGAGTTGAAACGCGAGACCGGCACGGCGCTGATCTTCATCACCCACAGTCTCAGCGTCGTCGCCGAGATCGCGGATCGCGTCACCGTGATGTACGCCGGGCAAGTGGTCGAGGAAGGCCTTGTCGATGACGTCTTCCGCGAGCCGCTGCATCCCTACACCAGCGCGCTGCTGGCCGCGTCTCCCGAGAGCGGCGAGACGCTCGCCGGCATTCCCGGCGTCGTGCCGCAGCCGCATGCGTTTCCCGTGGGCTGCCGTTTCGCGCCGCGCTGCGCCCATGCGATTCCCGCCTGCTCTGCGGCGCCGGTTCCGCTGACGCAGGCGCAGCCCGGTCGCCGCACGCGCTGCATCCGCTGGAATGAATTGACGCTCGCGAAGGACGCCGCCGCATGA
- a CDS encoding ABC transporter permease, producing MTRWLIRRVLVSIALAWIVATIVFMALHLVPGDPAELLLSTGGVSADPTAVAELREKLGLERPLLDQYVSFLTGLTRGDLGNSLVDDYPVTSEIALRLPRTLELIFAGTIIAVLIGVPGGAYAALHRGGAFDRIASATAAFLLAVPVFVLGTLLVLLLAQTLRLMPAGGYTPIAQNATQHFTLLALPAVAIAKGLAAIVFRMTRASVLDALSRDFVRTARAKGLSPTRVLVRHVLRNALTPVLTVLGLQMGTLLGGTVLVEYVFNWPGLSTPLLRAVEARDYPMVVGIVLTISGLFLLINLIMDILYAVLDPRVRAS from the coding sequence ATGACGCGCTGGCTCATCCGGCGCGTTCTCGTCTCCATAGCGCTGGCCTGGATCGTCGCGACGATCGTCTTCATGGCGTTGCATCTCGTGCCGGGCGATCCGGCCGAGTTGCTGCTGTCGACCGGCGGCGTCTCCGCCGATCCGACGGCGGTGGCGGAATTGCGCGAGAAGCTCGGCCTCGAACGGCCGCTGCTCGATCAATATGTCTCGTTTCTCACCGGTCTGACGCGCGGCGATCTCGGCAATTCGTTGGTCGATGATTATCCCGTGACCAGCGAGATCGCGCTGCGCCTGCCGCGCACGCTTGAACTCATCTTCGCGGGGACGATCATCGCCGTGCTGATCGGCGTGCCCGGCGGCGCCTATGCGGCGCTGCATCGCGGCGGCGCGTTCGATCGCATCGCCTCGGCGACGGCGGCGTTTCTGCTCGCGGTTCCCGTGTTCGTGCTCGGCACGCTGCTGGTGCTCTTGCTCGCGCAGACATTGCGATTGATGCCGGCCGGCGGCTACACCCCGATCGCGCAGAACGCGACGCAGCATTTCACCTTGCTCGCGCTTCCCGCCGTCGCGATCGCGAAGGGCCTGGCCGCGATCGTCTTCCGCATGACGCGCGCCTCCGTGCTCGATGCTTTGTCGCGCGATTTCGTACGCACCGCGCGCGCCAAGGGATTGTCGCCCACCCGCGTGCTTGTGCGGCATGTGCTGCGCAATGCGTTGACGCCGGTGCTGACTGTGCTCGGCCTGCAGATGGGCACGCTGCTCGGCGGCACTGTGCTCGTCGAATATGTCTTCAACTGGCCCGGACTTTCGACGCCGCTGCTGCGCGCGGTCGAAGCGCGCGATTATCCCATGGTGGTCGGCATCGTGCTGACGATCTCCGGCCTGTTCCTGCTCATCAACCTGATCATGGATATTCTCTACGCCGTGCTCGATCCCCGGGTGCGCGCGTCATGA
- a CDS encoding anti-sigma factor: MSPSSNPPPPDDQTLRLHAYLDGELDPVSALEFERRLAADPRLAAESEQIQALRSLLRARGRGEAPSPALRARIARDVGLRRAERRFPFWALAASIVLTASLAGGSTWLLLDANQLDAPAEAIVAAHIRGLMAPQPIDVASANSHTIKPWFAGRIPQAPRVIDLSSAGFSLAGGRVDVVDRAPVPTIVYRRREHVISVTEIMAQKGAPATAKRISANGYNIVRWTDDDVTYWAVSDLDGGELGAFVELFRASREAPRDP; encoded by the coding sequence ATGAGCCCGTCGTCCAACCCGCCTCCCCCGGACGATCAAACCCTGCGCCTTCACGCCTATCTGGACGGCGAACTTGATCCGGTGAGCGCGCTCGAATTTGAGCGGCGTCTTGCGGCCGATCCGAGGCTGGCTGCGGAGAGCGAACAAATCCAGGCGCTGCGCAGCTTGCTGCGCGCGCGAGGCCGGGGCGAAGCGCCTTCGCCGGCCTTGCGCGCGCGCATCGCGCGTGACGTCGGATTGCGCAGAGCCGAGCGACGATTCCCATTTTGGGCGCTTGCGGCCTCCATTGTTCTCACGGCCAGTCTCGCCGGCGGCTCGACCTGGCTTTTGTTGGATGCAAACCAGCTCGACGCGCCTGCGGAGGCTATCGTCGCCGCACATATTCGCGGGTTAATGGCTCCGCAACCGATCGATGTCGCTTCGGCCAACTCGCACACGATTAAACCCTGGTTCGCCGGGCGCATCCCTCAAGCGCCGCGCGTGATTGATCTATCAAGCGCCGGCTTTTCGCTCGCTGGCGGCAGAGTGGATGTCGTCGATCGCGCGCCGGTTCCAACGATCGTCTATCGACGCCGGGAGCACGTCATCAGTGTGACTGAGATCATGGCGCAAAAGGGCGCGCCGGCGACCGCCAAACGCATCAGCGCAAACGGATACAACATTGTCAGATGGACTGACGATGACGTGACCTATTGGGCCGTCTCCGATTTGGATGGCGGCGAACTCGGCGCTTTTGTGGAGCTCTTCCGGGCTAGTCGCGAGGCGCCACGCGATCCCTAG
- a CDS encoding oligopeptide/dipeptide ABC transporter ATP-binding protein — MSDLVSAAQPLVEAKSVSKSYAIGGMFTRGRTLQAVRAVDADVARGETVGVVGESGSGKSTLGRLMLGLTPATEGSVRFDGKPLEALSRAELRRQRRRMQIVFQDPFGSLDPRRRVGAQIEDGLAIHGVVPQRDRKTRVSELLEKVGLDPAHAQRFPHEFSGGQRQRIGIARALSTGPDFIVADEPVSALDVSIQAQIVQLMADLRSELGLAMLFISHDLSIVRYLCHRVIVMYLGRVMEEGPAEEIFSAPAHPYTRALISATPRLHRAQRAKRILLAGDPPSPSNPPSGCVFRTRCAHAVARCAETAPELRPFGDARRVACIRAEEIG, encoded by the coding sequence ATGAGCGATCTTGTGTCCGCCGCGCAGCCGCTCGTCGAAGCGAAATCCGTCTCCAAGAGCTACGCCATCGGCGGCATGTTCACGCGCGGCCGCACGCTGCAGGCGGTGCGCGCCGTCGACGCCGATGTCGCGCGCGGCGAAACGGTCGGCGTCGTCGGCGAATCCGGATCGGGCAAGAGCACGCTCGGACGGCTGATGCTCGGCCTCACGCCTGCGACTGAAGGCTCCGTGCGTTTCGACGGCAAGCCGCTCGAAGCCTTGTCGCGCGCCGAGCTGCGTCGCCAGCGCCGCCGCATGCAGATCGTGTTTCAGGACCCGTTCGGCAGCCTCGATCCGCGCCGTCGCGTCGGCGCGCAGATTGAGGACGGGCTCGCAATTCACGGCGTCGTGCCACAGCGCGACCGCAAGACGCGCGTGAGCGAATTGCTGGAGAAGGTCGGTCTCGATCCCGCCCATGCGCAGCGCTTCCCGCATGAATTCTCTGGCGGCCAGCGCCAGCGCATCGGCATCGCGCGCGCGCTCTCGACAGGCCCCGACTTCATCGTCGCCGACGAGCCGGTCAGCGCGCTCGATGTTTCGATCCAGGCGCAGATCGTGCAGTTGATGGCCGATCTCCGCAGCGAGTTGGGACTCGCGATGCTGTTCATCAGCCACGACCTCTCGATCGTGCGCTATCTCTGCCACCGCGTCATCGTGATGTATCTCGGCCGCGTGATGGAGGAAGGTCCGGCCGAGGAGATTTTCTCCGCGCCGGCGCATCCCTACACGCGCGCGCTGATCTCAGCGACGCCGCGTCTCCATCGCGCCCAGCGTGCGAAGCGCATTCTGCTCGCCGGCGATCCGCCGAGCCCGTCCAACCCGCCTTCCGGCTGCGTCTTCCGCACGCGCTGCGCCCATGCGGTCGCGCGTTGCGCGGAAACGGCGCCGGAGCTCAGGCCGTTCGGCGACGCGCGACGCGTCGCCTGCATCAGAGCCGAAGAGATCGGCTGA